The DNA sequence TCCTTGATCGCGGCAAGGGCCGTGGTCTGGGCGTTCAGGAGCACCCCCGATCCGCCGCCCTGCGCGATGGTGCTGCCAGAGAGCGATCGCCACTTGCTGCCATCCCAGCTGACCAGGGTCCTGAAGCGCAAGGCCGCACGGTCGTTGGTCTTGTCGAAGCTCTTGAGCGCGTCCAGGGCGTAGACCGCGTTGGTGGTGGGCGTCCAGCTCACGAAGGGATTGAGGCCGAAGGCCCCCGAGGCGTCCGTGAGGCCCGTAGCCACCACCGTGTTGCTCGCGTCGAGCAGGGTCACCGTGGCGTAAGCCGTCAACTCGGCGGCCGTCGCCTGAGCCGAATAGCCCGAAGTGATCCGCCCCCAGAGCGCGGACGAGGCCTGCGCGGCTTCGGCCTGAGCGGGTGGCCCGGCGAGGGGCCGGACCGCGGGGGCGCAAGCCGCCAGTGCGAGTGGAAGCAGCAACCATGCGTGGCGCATCAGTACATCACTCCCAGTTCCTGAATCACCGGTGACAGCGCTGCATTGCTCGTGCCCAGGGTCACACGCAGCTTGAAAAATCGACCGGAGACCCCGACCAGGTTCGCCAGCGTACGGCCGGCGCCGGGCGAACCCGTCACCAGGCTCCAGGTCCAGGTGATGCCGTCACTGGAGCATCCCGCTTCGATCGTCGCAGAGGTGCCCACGGGCAGGGTCGTGATGTCCCAGTAGACGGATCCCCAGTCGATCGTCGAACCCGCATCCACGGCGGGAGTCAGGTACGCGCCCGAGGCGGCATACGACGGATTATCCGGCTGCCGATGCCCCCTCAGCCTGAGCGCGCCGGCGGGGTCCTTGGGGTTGGCGCCGCGCCAGCGCTGCACGCGGCTGCCGTCCCGATCGATCGTGAAGAAGTTGCCGTCCGAGGCCCAGGCGATGCCCTCGGGATTCTGCAACTGACCGTCCCCCGTGCCGAACACGCCGAAGCGCGAAAGCAGGATGCCATCGCGATTGAAAACCTGGTAGAAATTCGGGCCAGGCGTCGAACCGTAAGCGGCCACGTAGATGTTGCCGTCGGGACCGAGCTCGAGATAGCCAGCGGTTCGCTGGTCGGGCTTGTCGGGGCTGGCGGTGGAGAAGGTGCGCACATAAGCGCCGCTCGGGTTGAAGACCTGGACCCGCTCATTGAAGTCAGTCGCGTACATCGTGCCGTTCTCATCCACCCGGACATGCCAGGCGTTCGTGAACTGACTCGCACCATTACCGCTCGCGGTGGTGGCAGGCAAGCCGGCAGCGCTCGTCCAGGTGGTCCCCTGCCCGATGCCGCGCAAGAACACCCCGCTGGGGCTGAAGATGTGGAGGCGGTGCTGGCCCATCCCGCCCACGTAGATGTTGCCCGAGCGATCCAGGTCGAGCCCGTACGGCTGCATGTGCCCGATGGCATTCGCCAGTGCCGCGACCGCAGGGGCGGCGCTGGGTGCGAACCACGGCGTGTTGTAGCCGATGCCCATCAGGAAGTTGCCGCTGGAGTCGTACTTCAAGATGCGGCGGTTATTCGTATCCGACACGTAGACGTTGTCCTGGGCATCCACCGTCAGTCCCGACGGCCCGTTAAGGCCGTAATTGGTGGATCCCGTCGCTGGAACAGGAGCAGCCGCCGGTGCCACCCACACCTGGTCGCTGCCGATTCCGCGCAGGAAATTGCCGTCCTTGTCGAACTGCACGATCCGTTGATTGTTGTCGTCGGAGACCCAGATACGGTCCCGCGAGTCGATCGCAATCATCTGGATGTGGGATCCAAACTGGCCATTCAGGTTGCCCAGGGTCCCGAACTTGGACACGTAGGTGTTCTGACTGGGGTCGTAGACCTCGATGTTGCTCGACGTCGCCGTCGGCGCCTGGAAGTCCGCCATGGTCGTGAAGACCCTCTGGGCCCCCAGTTGCACCGCGCCGTTGCCCGCAGGCCCCGTGATGATGTCCGCGGCAGCGGCGCCCGCGCTCACGACCACCGAAAGGCTCAGGTTGAGCTGGTTGCGGCCCGAGGCGAGGGTGACGGGCAGCTTGCCCCAGCTGAGCATGGTCCCGGTCGCGTTCAGGTCCGAATAGGCCGCGGCGTACAGCGCGTATCCCCCACCCGAGGGGAGGCCCTCGAAGGTGACCGTGGTGGCGGTGCCGGTGTTCACCGTGCGCGTCACGTCGTTGCTTAGCGCATCGCGCAGGACGATCTTGACCGACTGTGTGTTGGAGACAAGGGCCTGGGGTGCGCGCTCGGGGAAAGCGACCCGGATCGCGACGCTCGCCGTGGACCGGCTCTCGGTGGACGATCGCGGCGCATCGCCCGCCGGGAATACACCCGGCTGGCAGCCTCCGACGAACATCAGCATTAGGAACCCGGCGATGGCGCGGCGCATCCCACCTCCCCCGCGAGCGCGGCGCCCGAGGGCGAAAAGAGCAGGCAAGCTCCTGAGTCATTCCACGGCCTCGCATCGCTGAAACCTAAGACACCGTGAGGAACCTCACACCCCCTGCGCCACCGCACTCACTTGCAGTAAGTGGCAATCGAGCCGACAATGGCTCCATTGACGCGCCATCACACAAGGAGAATCGATTTGTCGCAGGAAAAGACGCTCGAACAGATGCAAGAAGAGCTGGTGAAGGTCCTGATGCAGGACGAGGCGCTCAAGGCCGAGTTCATCGCCAACCCCAACGCCGTCGCCTCGCGGGTGCTCGGGATCTCGATCCCGTCGTTCGTCAAGCTGATGCCCGTCGAGGTGCCGGCCAACGCCATCCTCGTCCCCCTCCCCGCCCAGACGAGCGAGGACGAGCTGTCGGACCTCGACCTCGAGCTGGTCGCCGGCGGCAAGACCCAGGCCGGCAAGGCCATCAAGATGATGGGGCTTGCGAT is a window from the Pantanalinema sp. genome containing:
- a CDS encoding NHL repeat-containing protein; translated protein: MRRAIAGFLMLMFVGGCQPGVFPAGDAPRSSTESRSTASVAIRVAFPERAPQALVSNTQSVKIVLRDALSNDVTRTVNTGTATTVTFEGLPSGGGYALYAAAYSDLNATGTMLSWGKLPVTLASGRNQLNLSLSVVVSAGAAAADIITGPAGNGAVQLGAQRVFTTMADFQAPTATSSNIEVYDPSQNTYVSKFGTLGNLNGQFGSHIQMIAIDSRDRIWVSDDNNQRIVQFDKDGNFLRGIGSDQVWVAPAAAPVPATGSTNYGLNGPSGLTVDAQDNVYVSDTNNRRILKYDSSGNFLMGIGYNTPWFAPSAAPAVAALANAIGHMQPYGLDLDRSGNIYVGGMGQHRLHIFSPSGVFLRGIGQGTTWTSAAGLPATTASGNGASQFTNAWHVRVDENGTMYATDFNERVQVFNPSGAYVRTFSTASPDKPDQRTAGYLELGPDGNIYVAAYGSTPGPNFYQVFNRDGILLSRFGVFGTGDGQLQNPEGIAWASDGNFFTIDRDGSRVQRWRGANPKDPAGALRLRGHRQPDNPSYAASGAYLTPAVDAGSTIDWGSVYWDITTLPVGTSATIEAGCSSDGITWTWSLVTGSPGAGRTLANLVGVSGRFFKLRVTLGTSNAALSPVIQELGVMY